The Niallia alba genome includes a window with the following:
- a CDS encoding IS110 family RNA-guided transposase, which yields METLYKRCAGLDVHSETIVACVLLGDSEADMEKETETFPTLTKDLFRLLKWLEEKGVTHIAMESTGVYWKPVYNILEDFFDITLANAQRIKNVPGRKTDVSDAEWIAKLLRHGLIEKSFVPPEDFRNLRDLTRLRKKWIGHMTSEKNRIQKVLETSNIKLSTVISDVFGVSGRKLLEQLMTEGYIDQEEVEKKIHGRMAHKKQLIADSLFGTLNDHQLFLIKQSWMHIIYLEELISDIEKRIDKTLLNYQEEVQLLITMPGIKKDTAAIIIAEIGVDMEQFPTSKHLAAWAGLSPGNYESAGKRKSTRTLRGNPHIKSALCEAAWAVSRSRNKRLGIKYWSLAARRGKKKALVAIGHRMLTIVYHMLQNKEPYHELTSN from the coding sequence GTGGAAACATTATACAAACGTTGTGCTGGCTTGGATGTTCATTCAGAAACAATTGTAGCTTGCGTATTGTTGGGCGATTCAGAAGCAGATATGGAAAAAGAGACGGAGACTTTTCCAACTTTAACGAAGGATTTATTTCGTCTTCTTAAATGGCTAGAAGAAAAAGGGGTTACTCACATTGCCATGGAAAGTACGGGAGTGTATTGGAAACCAGTTTACAATATCTTAGAAGATTTTTTTGATATTACATTGGCTAATGCCCAAAGGATTAAAAACGTTCCAGGTAGGAAGACAGATGTTTCGGATGCAGAATGGATTGCCAAACTATTAAGACATGGGCTAATAGAGAAAAGTTTTGTCCCTCCAGAAGACTTTCGTAACCTACGAGATTTAACTCGACTCAGAAAGAAATGGATTGGCCATATGACATCTGAGAAGAACCGAATTCAGAAAGTATTAGAGACTTCCAATATCAAACTAAGCACCGTTATTTCAGATGTATTTGGTGTATCAGGAAGGAAATTATTAGAACAACTTATGACTGAAGGTTATATAGATCAAGAAGAGGTGGAGAAAAAGATACATGGAAGAATGGCTCATAAAAAGCAATTAATTGCAGATTCATTATTTGGTACATTAAATGACCATCAACTTTTTCTAATCAAACAATCTTGGATGCACATTATTTATCTTGAAGAACTAATATCTGATATTGAGAAAAGAATCGATAAGACCTTACTAAATTATCAGGAAGAAGTTCAGCTTCTAATCACGATGCCGGGTATTAAGAAAGATACAGCCGCAATTATTATTGCAGAAATAGGTGTAGACATGGAGCAATTTCCTACTTCTAAACATCTGGCTGCATGGGCAGGGCTGTCACCTGGAAATTATGAAAGTGCAGGAAAAAGGAAAAGCACACGAACATTAAGAGGAAATCCACATATTAAATCTGCATTGTGCGAGGCTGCATGGGCTGTTTCTAGGAGTCGAAATAAAAGATTAGGAATTAAATATTGGTCGTTAGCTGCACGAAGAGGAAAGAAAAAAGCACTCGTTGCCATCGGACATCGAATGCTTACTATTGTCTATCACATGCTTCAAAACAAAGAACCCTACCACGAGTTAACTTCCAATTAG
- a CDS encoding glycosyltransferase yields the protein MAIKNFFNKIFTLIELIRLPYIKRATDREFKMINSYTDYFKKKAILHNTILYQSHNGMGMSDSPLAIFKELISHPSYKGYKHIWVVNDINNPTINQYSSMSNVKFVKLHSDEYLMYLASAKYLINNHSFPSYFQKREEQIYVNTWHNTPSLYDESSNYGRVYANTQRNFLQVDYLLTDSLQNAKNLMGSYDLDGIFKGKILAEGYPRIDLVLNSNSQLVKKQLSNCTTYKSNQKLIIYSTTWKNEYFSKQNDDIKLTDFLAQLKLNIPTGFQLLLNIEGLPPATINENLKDLIIPSYMDINEILSITDFLISDNMHIINDFAFTNRPIIFFTNEEVDSFEIPVKICTDLTAVTKAMRNMSNTLTSDIKYGSETSKITPKIIDSVLNNNSSWKIYSIANEKTNLIFYCGGFLNNGITTSAINLINNIDYDRFNVIVVDNIRTDKASIENFKKINHNATKLIRVGAMNISVSEWYIHHYITKKGLINNRLEKYLPFNLYKREAQRLFGNIDYDVAIDFSGYVPFWSFIFAFGGFKKKAIYQHNDMHAEYYKKINNKFKHKQKMNLIFPIYKYFDKIIAVSKNTRDENIKNLSKYMEETKAVYVHNCIDSEKIKQQIKVNEEMVLEETTFLLSSKDISDGNLQIKGIKKPTKNKINFVTMGRLSPEKDHEKLLRAFKEFYTKKKDSMLYIIGEGVLETQLKELTYNLGLQKNVIFTGQLTNPYSLISQCDCFILSSNHEGQPMVLLENLIIGMPIIATDIPGNRSILQEDYGLIVENSVNGLVQGMEQYLNNNLPRFNMFNYTSYNKEALDKFYKEIL from the coding sequence ATGGCCATAAAAAATTTTTTCAATAAAATATTTACATTAATTGAGCTTATTAGATTACCTTATATTAAACGAGCAACAGATAGAGAATTTAAAATGATTAATTCATATACTGACTATTTTAAAAAGAAAGCTATACTACATAACACTATATTATACCAGTCTCATAATGGAATGGGGATGTCCGATAGTCCTTTAGCTATTTTTAAGGAACTTATTTCCCATCCAAGCTACAAGGGTTATAAACATATATGGGTCGTAAATGATATAAATAATCCCACGATTAATCAATATAGTTCTATGTCTAATGTTAAATTTGTTAAACTTCATAGTGATGAGTATTTAATGTATCTTGCTTCTGCAAAATACTTAATTAATAACCATTCATTTCCAAGCTACTTTCAAAAAAGAGAAGAGCAAATTTATGTGAATACATGGCATAATACACCTTCCTTATATGATGAAAGCTCTAACTATGGGAGAGTTTATGCAAATACTCAAAGAAATTTCTTACAAGTAGACTACCTACTTACAGATAGTTTGCAAAACGCAAAAAATTTGATGGGTTCATATGATTTAGATGGTATATTCAAAGGGAAAATTTTAGCAGAAGGCTACCCGAGAATTGATTTGGTTTTGAATTCAAATAGTCAATTGGTTAAGAAACAGTTATCAAATTGCACCACCTATAAGAGCAATCAGAAATTAATCATTTATTCTACAACATGGAAAAATGAGTACTTCAGTAAACAAAATGATGATATAAAACTAACAGATTTCCTTGCACAACTAAAGCTGAATATTCCTACAGGATTTCAACTTTTACTAAATATTGAGGGACTTCCTCCTGCTACTATAAATGAAAATTTAAAGGATCTCATAATTCCTTCCTATATGGACATAAATGAAATATTATCTATTACAGACTTTCTTATTTCAGATAATATGCATATTATAAATGACTTTGCTTTTACAAATCGTCCAATAATATTTTTTACTAACGAAGAAGTTGATTCTTTTGAAATTCCAGTTAAAATTTGTACAGATTTAACTGCTGTTACTAAAGCCATGAGAAACATGTCTAATACCTTAACTTCTGACATAAAATATGGAAGTGAAACGAGTAAGATAACACCAAAAATTATAGATTCCGTTTTAAACAACAATTCTTCATGGAAAATCTATAGTATAGCAAATGAAAAAACCAATTTAATTTTCTATTGTGGAGGTTTTTTAAATAACGGTATTACCACTTCTGCCATTAACCTTATAAACAATATTGATTACGATAGGTTTAATGTGATTGTAGTGGACAATATAAGAACAGACAAAGCATCCATTGAGAACTTCAAAAAAATTAATCATAACGCAACAAAGTTAATTAGAGTTGGCGCTATGAATATTTCTGTAAGCGAATGGTATATCCATCATTACATCACTAAAAAAGGATTAATTAATAACCGATTAGAAAAATATCTTCCTTTTAACTTATATAAAAGAGAGGCTCAAAGGCTTTTCGGTAATATAGATTATGATGTGGCCATAGATTTTAGTGGATATGTTCCATTTTGGTCATTTATATTTGCTTTCGGGGGATTCAAAAAGAAAGCAATATACCAACATAACGATATGCATGCTGAATACTATAAGAAAATCAACAATAAATTTAAACATAAACAAAAGATGAATCTAATTTTTCCTATCTATAAATATTTCGACAAAATAATTGCTGTTTCCAAAAATACAAGAGATGAAAATATTAAAAATCTTTCTAAATATATGGAAGAGACCAAAGCAGTTTATGTTCATAACTGTATAGATTCAGAAAAAATTAAGCAACAGATCAAAGTAAATGAAGAAATGGTTTTGGAGGAGACTACCTTTTTACTCTCTAGCAAGGACATTTCTGATGGAAATTTGCAAATTAAAGGTATAAAAAAACCAACTAAGAATAAAATTAACTTTGTTACTATGGGAAGACTTTCTCCTGAAAAAGATCATGAAAAATTATTAAGGGCATTTAAAGAATTTTATACGAAAAAGAAAGATAGTATGTTATATATTATTGGCGAAGGAGTTCTTGAGACACAATTAAAAGAATTGACTTATAATTTAGGATTACAAAAAAATGTAATCTTTACAGGCCAATTAACAAATCCGTATTCTCTAATTAGCCAATGTGATTGTTTTATTCTTTCGTCTAATCATGAAGGACAGCCTATGGTGCTATTAGAAAATCTTATTATTGGCATGCCTATAATAGCTACAGATATACCTGGAAATAGAAGTATTTTGCAAGAAGATTATGGATTAATTGTTGAAAATAGTGTAAATGGATTAGTTCAAGGTATGGAACAATATTTGAATAATAATCTACCAAGATTTAATATGTTTAACTATACGTCTTATAATAAAGAAGCATTAGATAAATTTTATAAAGAAATTCTTTAA
- a CDS encoding glycosyltransferase gives MKNSNLTPIMVMGNIFKKNGGVTKAIYHRVNALIKEYNEVIICTFNYHPNFNELVEYHKSNGNIDQKVKIFNLFESTDQFINNQTYINNSKEARFLDENMRYQDKNNPNVYRCFNKSGHYVMYELYRENNIEFVDHFEVPWTRVRKEIFDSNGNTRKVIHMDKLKNKPAFNCYYSPDGTSVLSTKVDINTGKETNFFYHINGQEYQNELELLAGWLQGIVNMFSNPVLFIDKREFVLPFMNIKHENLKKIFILHNVHLKTPYDDITKLEPTCEPLFQNINSIDKLVVLTNEQYKDISKVFGHENKMVVIPHFQNKVEIFHTTREENLVISLARYHRQKNLKDAIQVIKKVAKKIPNVKYHIYGYGALEKELENQIKELNLENNIQLKGFTDNPIAELQKASVMLMTSLYEGSPLVINEALACGTPIVSYNTRYGPNEVVRNGVDGIITEKYDIDATAKAVIELLKNKKLYQRMSENGPEVVQRYNEKEISQKWIDMLANL, from the coding sequence ATGAAAAATAGTAATCTAACTCCTATAATGGTAATGGGAAATATATTTAAAAAAAATGGAGGAGTAACTAAGGCAATATACCATCGTGTGAACGCGCTTATAAAAGAATATAATGAGGTAATAATTTGTACTTTTAATTATCATCCCAATTTTAACGAACTAGTAGAGTATCATAAGAGTAACGGAAATATAGATCAAAAAGTAAAAATTTTCAACTTGTTTGAATCAACGGATCAATTTATAAATAATCAAACTTATATTAATAACTCAAAAGAAGCAAGATTTTTGGATGAAAACATGAGATATCAGGATAAAAATAACCCTAATGTTTATAGATGTTTTAATAAGTCTGGTCATTATGTAATGTATGAGTTATACAGAGAGAATAACATTGAATTTGTTGATCATTTTGAGGTGCCGTGGACAAGGGTTAGAAAAGAAATTTTTGATTCTAATGGAAATACTAGAAAAGTAATACATATGGATAAATTAAAAAATAAACCAGCTTTTAATTGTTATTATTCACCTGATGGAACATCAGTGCTATCTACAAAAGTTGATATAAATACAGGAAAAGAAACTAATTTCTTTTATCATATTAATGGTCAAGAATACCAAAATGAATTAGAATTATTAGCAGGTTGGTTACAAGGAATAGTAAATATGTTTAGTAATCCTGTGCTTTTTATAGATAAAAGAGAATTTGTTCTTCCATTTATGAATATAAAGCATGAAAATTTAAAGAAAATTTTTATTTTGCATAACGTGCATCTTAAAACTCCATATGATGATATTACGAAATTGGAACCAACTTGTGAACCGCTATTTCAAAATATTAACAGTATAGATAAATTAGTAGTGCTTACTAATGAACAATATAAAGATATAAGTAAGGTGTTTGGTCATGAAAATAAAATGGTAGTTATACCACATTTTCAAAATAAAGTGGAGATATTTCACACAACGAGGGAAGAGAATTTAGTCATTTCTTTAGCAAGATATCATCGACAAAAAAATTTAAAAGATGCTATACAAGTTATAAAAAAGGTTGCAAAAAAAATTCCTAATGTAAAGTACCACATATACGGATATGGTGCGCTAGAAAAAGAGTTAGAAAATCAAATTAAAGAATTGAATCTAGAAAATAATATCCAGCTCAAGGGTTTTACCGATAATCCAATAGCAGAATTACAGAAAGCTTCTGTTATGTTAATGACCTCTTTATATGAGGGATCTCCACTAGTTATCAACGAAGCTTTAGCTTGTGGAACTCCAATTGTATCTTATAATACAAGGTATGGCCCAAACGAAGTAGTTAGAAATGGAGTAGATGGCATTATAACAGAAAAATATGACATAGATGCTACTGCAAAAGCTGTAATTGAATTATTAAAAAATAAAAAATTGTATCAAAGAATGTCTGAAAATGGTCCAGAAGTTGTCCAAAGATATAATGAAAAAGAAATATCACAAAAATGGATTGACATGTTAGCGAATTTATAA
- a CDS encoding glycosyltransferase, with protein MKKNILKPLRLARKTVEKITGYEINVTDPNGRSRKKTKFNTLIKKEMIEKKELIVRKNRDISTNTEKMYFTNKSFSQVVDYTNYYEILEVRDNTIFYESFHGKNMTCNPYAIFKTLIKDPRFSDFHHVWALNNLNDCPKEYLNLPNVEFVRVNSEEYLQYLASCKYLINNTSFPPYFIKKEGQIYVNTWHGTPLKTLGKDMEGSLGQHKNLMRNFLHTDYLVSPNKFTIDKIIDSHDLRGIYNGQIIESGYPRIDLVKEDNNVLANKLNIKTDKKVILYAPTWRGEVGNVSGEINKIIRDMRKLKSVLGKEYVILLKVHTLMQKYIKQNKLDFDVVPDKIDSNELFSDVDILVTDYSSIFFDFLATKKPVIFYAYDREEYERDRGFYLNLDDMPGAICSTIESVIKEIKNASNYQDVFNEKLDKCINEFLYLEDGASTQRVIDTVFFENKQHTYSVKNDKKTIVMYCGGFLNNGVTTSAVNLMNNIDYERYNVIVADKSEFDEESSKNFMKLNNHVKKLYRVGSMNVSLNELESQNQLFAYAAEQFYKKGPMNYLEEDIITMYKREFKRMFGTVDIDIAIDFSGYVKFWSILFAANDISKKAIFQHNDMMEEYDKIVDNEYKHKENLSVIFPLYNKYDHVIAVSKHTRNKNKAGLSHLVVNSDQKMVYVHNSINYQYVLNAIASVEKVQVNNKEYYIEKNGDINQILDGNAIKVPDTSKFNFVTMGRMSPEKDQIKLIKAFAEFHKEYKDTELYIIGTGELEEEIRSTIKSFGLNDQIHLVGQLDNPFPLIQDCDCFVLSSNHEGQPMVLLECLILNKPIVATDIPGNRSVLENGYGELVENSIEGLVQGLKKMREVKPTFKKFDYVEYNKSAMEMFYSYIQV; from the coding sequence TTGAAGAAAAATATCTTAAAACCACTAAGATTAGCTAGGAAAACAGTGGAAAAAATAACTGGTTATGAAATTAATGTAACAGACCCAAATGGAAGATCTAGAAAAAAGACTAAATTTAATACTTTAATTAAGAAAGAAATGATTGAAAAGAAAGAATTAATTGTTAGAAAGAATAGAGATATTTCAACTAACACTGAGAAAATGTATTTTACAAATAAGAGTTTTAGTCAAGTAGTTGATTATACAAATTATTATGAGATTTTGGAAGTCAGAGATAATACTATTTTTTATGAAAGTTTCCACGGGAAAAATATGACTTGTAATCCTTATGCAATTTTCAAAACACTAATTAAGGATCCGAGGTTCTCTGATTTTCATCATGTTTGGGCACTAAATAACTTAAACGATTGCCCTAAAGAGTATCTCAATTTGCCAAATGTGGAATTTGTTAGAGTAAACTCAGAGGAATATCTCCAATACTTAGCTTCTTGTAAATATTTAATTAATAATACATCTTTTCCTCCTTACTTTATAAAAAAAGAAGGGCAAATTTATGTTAATACATGGCATGGTACGCCATTAAAAACATTAGGTAAAGATATGGAAGGATCATTAGGTCAGCATAAGAATCTCATGAGAAATTTTCTACATACAGATTACTTAGTTTCACCTAATAAATTTACCATCGACAAAATTATTGATTCTCATGATTTAAGGGGAATATATAATGGACAGATAATTGAATCAGGTTACCCACGGATTGACTTGGTGAAAGAAGATAACAATGTACTTGCTAATAAATTAAATATTAAAACAGATAAAAAAGTGATTCTTTATGCCCCAACATGGAGGGGCGAAGTTGGGAATGTTTCTGGTGAAATCAATAAGATAATAAGAGACATGAGAAAGCTTAAGTCAGTACTAGGGAAAGAATATGTCATTTTATTAAAAGTTCATACGTTAATGCAGAAATATATAAAGCAAAACAAATTAGATTTCGATGTAGTTCCGGATAAAATTGATAGTAATGAGTTATTTAGTGATGTAGATATTCTTGTTACGGACTATTCAAGTATTTTCTTTGACTTTTTAGCAACAAAAAAACCGGTTATCTTTTATGCCTATGATCGAGAAGAATACGAACGTGATAGAGGTTTTTATTTAAACTTAGATGATATGCCGGGGGCTATCTGTTCTACCATTGAAAGTGTGATAAAAGAGATTAAAAATGCATCAAATTATCAGGACGTATTCAATGAAAAGTTGGACAAATGTATAAATGAATTTTTATATTTAGAAGACGGTGCTAGCACACAAAGAGTAATTGATACAGTATTTTTCGAGAATAAGCAACATACTTATTCGGTAAAAAATGATAAAAAAACAATTGTTATGTATTGTGGAGGTTTCTTAAATAATGGAGTCACTACTTCTGCTGTCAATCTGATGAATAATATTGATTACGAGAGATACAATGTTATTGTAGCGGACAAATCAGAATTTGATGAAGAAAGTTCAAAAAACTTCATGAAGTTAAATAATCATGTGAAGAAATTATATAGAGTTGGAAGTATGAATGTCTCATTGAATGAGCTAGAAAGTCAAAATCAATTATTTGCTTATGCAGCTGAACAATTTTATAAAAAAGGTCCAATGAATTATCTAGAAGAAGATATTATTACTATGTACAAAAGAGAATTCAAACGCATGTTTGGGACAGTTGATATAGATATAGCAATTGACTTTAGCGGTTATGTTAAATTTTGGAGTATTCTTTTTGCAGCGAATGATATTTCCAAAAAAGCTATTTTCCAACATAATGATATGATGGAGGAATATGATAAAATTGTAGATAATGAATATAAACATAAGGAAAATCTAAGTGTTATTTTTCCGCTTTATAATAAGTATGATCATGTTATTGCGGTATCTAAGCATACAAGAAATAAGAATAAAGCAGGTTTATCTCATCTAGTGGTCAATAGTGATCAAAAAATGGTTTATGTTCATAACTCTATTAATTATCAATATGTCCTTAACGCCATTGCCTCAGTGGAAAAAGTGCAAGTGAATAACAAAGAATATTATATTGAAAAAAATGGGGACATAAATCAAATCCTAGATGGTAATGCAATAAAAGTACCTGATACATCTAAATTTAACTTTGTAACCATGGGTCGCATGTCTCCAGAGAAAGATCAAATTAAATTGATTAAGGCATTCGCAGAATTCCATAAAGAGTATAAGGATACAGAGTTATATATTATTGGTACGGGAGAATTAGAAGAGGAGATAAGATCAACTATTAAGTCTTTTGGGTTAAATGATCAAATTCATCTGGTGGGACAATTAGATAATCCATTCCCCTTAATACAAGATTGCGATTGTTTCGTCTTATCTTCTAACCATGAAGGACAGCCTATGGTACTGTTGGAATGTTTAATCTTAAATAAACCTATTGTTGCAACAGATATACCAGGGAATAGAAGTGTTCTAGAGAATGGCTATGGAGAATTAGTGGAGAATAGTATAGAAGGTTTAGTGCAAGGCTTAAAAAAAATGAGAGAAGTAAAACCAACATTTAAGAAGTTTGACTACGTAGAATATAATAAGTCTGCTATGGAAATGTTTTATAGTTATATTCAGGTTTAA
- the galU gene encoding UTP--glucose-1-phosphate uridylyltransferase GalU — translation MSRVKKAIIPAAGLGTRFLPATKAMPKEMLPIVDKPTIQYIVEEAVASGIEDIIIVTGKGKRAIEDHFDNSLELEENLVAKEKFELLAKVKESANVDIHYIRQKQPKGLGHAVWCARNFIGNEPFAVLLGDDIVDSKKPCLGQLIEQYDETLSSVIGVQSVPESETHRYGIIDPASQVGRRYQVSRFVEKPKQGTSPSNLAIIGRYIFTPQIFRFLETQEIGAGGEIQLTDAIEKLNQIQRVFAYQFEGNRYDVGEQLGFIQTTIEFALKREDLSEPLKDYLIQLTQKLVGEQNNI, via the coding sequence ATGAGTAGAGTGAAAAAAGCCATAATACCAGCTGCCGGACTTGGAACTAGATTCTTACCAGCAACTAAAGCGATGCCAAAAGAAATGTTGCCTATTGTAGATAAACCAACTATTCAATATATTGTAGAGGAAGCTGTTGCCTCGGGAATTGAGGATATCATTATTGTAACAGGAAAAGGTAAAAGGGCGATAGAAGACCATTTTGATAATTCGTTGGAATTAGAAGAAAATCTAGTTGCAAAGGAAAAGTTCGAGCTACTTGCGAAAGTAAAGGAATCGGCAAATGTAGATATCCATTATATACGACAAAAACAACCCAAAGGTCTAGGACATGCTGTATGGTGTGCTAGAAATTTTATTGGAAATGAACCATTCGCGGTTCTTTTAGGTGATGATATTGTTGATAGTAAAAAGCCATGTTTAGGGCAATTAATCGAACAATACGATGAGACGTTATCTTCGGTAATTGGTGTTCAAAGTGTTCCAGAATCAGAAACTCATCGCTATGGAATTATTGACCCTGCAAGCCAGGTTGGTAGAAGATATCAAGTTAGTAGATTTGTTGAAAAACCTAAGCAAGGTACCTCTCCTTCGAATTTAGCGATTATAGGAAGGTATATTTTCACACCTCAGATATTCCGTTTTCTTGAAACGCAGGAGATAGGAGCAGGTGGAGAGATACAGTTGACGGATGCAATTGAGAAATTAAATCAAATCCAAAGAGTATTTGCTTATCAATTTGAGGGCAATCGCTATGATGTTGGAGAACAATTAGGTTTTATTCAAACTACAATTGAATTTGCGTTAAAGCGTGAAGATCTTAGTGAACCCTTAAAGGATTATTTAATTCAGCTAACGCAAAAACTTGTAGGAGAGCAAAATAATATTTAA